A window from Fragaria vesca subsp. vesca linkage group LG5, FraVesHawaii_1.0, whole genome shotgun sequence encodes these proteins:
- the LOC101303423 gene encoding protein TIFY 6B-like: protein MERDFLGLSSKQSYETVKEEASDEPKSSVVPRSSNSGMQWSFSNKVSAPPQFLSFTAPQEEMPREGVHDTSSFMTISTADAFDSSQKSFSSAIQRNFIHEKQAGNHYGMKVYSMQHRGANQIIPISLSTPALQHNFFGPKSMAGSSVKPQPLAGVPILTPLSAVPSKSSVVGTTDLRNASNSSGVPAQLTIFYAGAVNVYHDISPEKAQAIMLLAGHGSSPAYNKQPSTAQLQTPFPSPSTGDGFFGNQSIAGLASHSVTSHATARPGGEFSSSNSLAVSKPVATSVSSINQSEPSNVVAQSVMTNLIPAVPVPQARKASLARFFEKRKERMTSTLPYNLSKKSPDCSTPGSKGLSLSLNLSGSCPPQATN from the exons ATGGAGAGGGATTTCTTGGGTTTGAGTTCAAAGCAGAGCTATGAGACTGTGAAGGAGGAAGCCAGTGATGAACCCAAAAGTTCAG TGGTACCAAGAAGCTCAAATTCAGGTATGCAGTGGTCATTTTCAAACAAGGTTTCTGCACCTCCTCAGTTCCTATCTTTCACAGCTCCTCAAGAAGAAATGCCAAGAGAAGGCGTTCATGACACTTCTTCATTCATGACTATATCAACTGCTGATGCTTTTGATTCTAGCCAGAAATCGTTCTCCAGTGCAATCCAG AGAAATTTCATTCATGAGAAGCAAGCTGGAAACCACTATGGAATGAAAGTCTATTCTATGCAACATCGAGGAGCCAATCAAATAATTCCTATTTCTTTGAGCACCCCTGCTCTCCAACACAATTTTTTTGGGCCAAAAAGCATGGCTGGTTCATCAGTCAAACCACAGCCGCTTGCAGGAGTTCCAATTCTAACCCCTCTATCTGCTGTTCCGTCTAAAAGTTCCGTAGTTGGTACCACTGATCTCAG GAATGCATCCAATTCTTCAGGAGTGCCTGCTCAGTTAACAATTTTCTATGCTGGTGCTGTGAATGTATACCATGATATATCTCCTGAGAAG GCCCAGGCTATTATGTTGCTGGCTGGACATGGATCGTCTCCAGCTTATAATAAGCAACCCTCCACAGCTCAATTGCAAACACCATTCCCTAGTCCTTCCACAGGTGATGGTTTCTTTGGGAACCAGTCAATCGCTGGCCTTGCAAGCCATTCTGTGACGTCACATGCTACTGCTCGCCCTGGAGGAGAATTTAGTAGCAGCAACTCATTAGCGGTATCAAAACCAGTAGCAACTTCAGTATCTTCAATCAATCAGTCAGAGCCTTCAAATGTAGTAGCACAATCTGTTATGACAAACCTCATTCCAGCAG TACCTGTGCCTCAAGCTCGTAAAGCATCCTTGGCTCGATTTTTTGAAAAGCGCAAGGAGAG GATGACGAGCACATTGCCATACAATCTCAGCAAAAAATCTCCAGACTGCAGCACACCAGGTTCCAAGGGCTTGAGTTTGTCTCTCAACTTGTCTGGTTCCTGTCCTCCCCAAGCTACGAATTAG
- the LOC101303125 gene encoding uncharacterized protein LOC101303125: MVFKGRFFSSKKSDSSNSPDGSNNSPRSLGSNSPSRSDKKKSKSADSKSISAAAFGGSSRQTLDKTKKKDAKGKDIQQQAQPKTPIKSGLAGLSSTTTPKKSSSSASPATEPASVSPILASSLGLNRIKTRSGPLPQESFFGFRGDKGSALGSSNLSRPVAGDGSSGLKKKEAAAAASVSRTGFNESVASGSWVDNGSNSDSMSTSSVPSRDQSPSMPAPPSRLQNSGESLAEAGMISSRGRSGVLRSSEVCTPEPAYDCENPKESESPRFQAILRLTSAPRKRHPADIKSFSHELNSKGVRPFPFWKPRGLNNVEEILVVIRAKFDKAKEEVNSDLAVFAADLVGVLEKNADTHPDWQETIEDLLVLARSCAMTSSGDFWFQCESIVQELDDRRQELPPGTLKQLHTRMLFILTRCTRLLQFHKETGLAEDVPVFQLRQSRVLNSVDKRLNSVDKRIPPSAVKDTKSSSVTQTSKAASARKFYSQEQHSLDWKRDHVVTQPAILTPPPAELPSKILDSPASRDRITSWKKFPSPVGKSTKEVSKVKDQKDVKVEKLKASDHKRGTSDIDQTTVKPSEPSAKDSHEPKHGHKASWGWGYPPSGSDDTSIICRICEDEVPTSNVEDHSRICAIADRCDQKGLSVNERLVRISETLEKMMESFTQKDIQHGIGSPDVAKVSNSSVTEESDGLSPKLSDWSHRGSEEMLDCFPEADNSSFMEDLKGLPSMSCRTRFGPKSDQGMTTSSAGSMTPRSPLLTPKASQIDLLLAGKASFSEQDDLPQMNELSDIARCVANTPLEDDRSNPYLLSCLEDLRVVIERRKFDALTVETFGARIEKLIREKYLQLCELVEDEKVDISSTVIDEDAPLDDDVVRTSPIHFSKDRTSIDDFEIIKPISRGAFGRVFLAKKRTTGDLFAIKVLKKADMIRKNAVESILAERDILISVRNPFVVRFFYSFTCRENLYLVMEYLNGGDLYSLLRNLGCLDEDVARVYIAEVVLALEYLHSLCVVHRDLKPDNLLIAHDGHIKLTDFGLSKVGLINSTDDLSGPAVSETSLLGEDESEQSMSEHQRERRKKRSAVGTPDYLAPEILLGTGHAATADWWSVGVILFELIVGIPPFNAEHPQTIFDNILNRNIPWPRVPEELSPEAADLIDQLLTEDPNQRLGARGASEVKQHPFFKDINWDTLARQKAAFVPSSDSAMDTSYFTSRYSWNPSDEHVYPASDLDDSSDADSLSGSSGLSNRHDEVVDECGGLAEFESGSSINYSFSNFSFKNLSQLASINYDLLSKGFKDDPSSNRSA; encoded by the exons ATGGTCTTCAAGGGCAGGTTCTTCTCCTCCAAGAAATCCGACTCCTCCAACAGTCCAGATGGCTCCAACAACAGCCCCAGATCGCTCGGCTCCAACTCCCCCAGCAGATCCGATAAGAAGAAATCCAAATCCGCCGACTCCAAATCCATCTCCGCCGCCGCCTTCGGTGGCTCCAGCCGCCAAACGCTAGACAAGACAAAGAAGAAGGACGCCAAGGGGAAAGACATTCAGCAACAAGCTCAGCCGAAAACGCCGATCAAGTCCGGCTTAGCTGGTTTAAGCTCGACGACGACTCCGAAGAAGTCGTCGTCGTCGGCGTCGCCTGCGACGGAGCCGGCGTCGGTGTCTCCCATTCTGGCGTCGTCGCTCGGGTTGAACAGGATAAAGACGAGATCGGGGCCGCTGCCACAGGAGAGCTTCTTCGGGTTTAGGGGAGACAAAGGCTCGGCGTTGGGGTCTAGTAATTTGTCCAGGCCGGTCGCCGGTGATGGGAGCTCGGGGTTGAAGAAGAAGGAGGCGGCCGCGGCGGCCAGTGTGAGCAGGACGGGGTTTAATGAGAGTGTGGCGAGTGGGAGCTGGGTTGATAATGGAAGTAATTCGGATAGTATGTCAACTAGCAGTGTGCCTTCCAGAGACCAAAGCCCGAGCATGCCTGCACCGCCGTCGCGGTTGCAGAATAGTGGCGAATCCTTGGCTGAAGCTGGTATG ATATCATCTCGAGGTCGCTCTGGAGTTTTGAGAAGTTCAGAGGTTTGCACACCAGAG CCTGCATATGATTGTGAGAATCCTAAGGAGTCTGAATCTCCCCGTTTTCAAGCTATACTGCGTTTAACGAGTGCACCAAGAAAGAGGCATCCTGCTGATATAAAAAGTTTTTCCCATGAACTAAATTCCAAAGGTGTACGTCCTTTCCCATTTTGGAAGCCTCGAGGCTTAAACAACGTGGAG GAAATATTAGTTGTGATTCGGGCTAAATTTGATAAAGCAAAAGAAGAAGTGAACTCTGATCTAGCTGTATTTGCAGCAGATTTGGTTGGTGTTCTTGAAAAAAATGCAGATACTCATCCAGACTGGCAGGAAACCATTGAGGACTTGCTGGTTTTAGCTCGAAGTTGTGCGATGACATCATCAGGAGACTTTTGGTTTCAGTGTGAAAGCATAGTTCAGGAATTGGATGATAGGCGTCAAGAACTTCCTCCGGGTACACTTAAGCAGCTTCACACCAGAATGCTTTTCATACTCACTAGGTGTACCAGATTGTTGCAGTTCCATAAGGAAACTGGATTGGCTGAGGATGTACCGGTTTTCCAGCTTCGTCAATCAAGAGTTCTGAATTCTGTAGATAAAAGACTTAATTCTGTGGATAAAAGAATTCCTCCAAGTGCGGTAAAGGATACAAAAAGTTCTAGTGTTACACAGACATCTAAAGCAGCTTCAGCTAGGAAATTTTATAGTCAGGAGCAGCATAGCTTGGATTGGAAGAGAGATCATGTGGTTACACAACCTGCAATTTTGACCCCTCCTCCTGCCGAACTCCCCTCGAAGATTTTAGATTCTCCTGCTAGTAGGGATCGAATTACCTCATGGAAGAAATTCCCATCTCCAGTTGGGAAAAGCACGAAAGAAGTATCTAAAGTAAAGGATCAGAAGGATGTTAAGGTTGAGAAGTTGAAGGCTTCAGACCACAAGAGAGGGACTTCTGATATTGATCAGACTACAGTGAAACCCTCTGAGCCTTCTGCCAAGGATTCTCATGAACCCAAGCACGGACACAAAGCTTCTTGGGGTTGGGGATATCCTCCTAGTGGATCTGATGACACTTCTATAATTTGTCGCATTTGTGAGGACGAGGTTCCAACTTCAAATGTGGAAGACCATTCGAGAATTTGTGCAATTGCTGATCGATGTGATCAGAAGGGTCTAAGTGTCAATGAGCGTCTCGTCAGAATCTCCGAAACCCTTGAAAAGATGATGGAGTCCTTCACTCAAAAGGATATCCAGCATGGTATAGGAAGTCCAGATGTTGCAAAAGTATCAAATTCGAGTGTGACTGAAGAATCTGACGGTCTCTCTCCAAAACTCAGTGATTGGTCCCATAGAGGCTCTGAGGAAATGCTTGATTGTTTTCCTGAAGCTGATAACTCATCTTTCATGGAAGACCTGAAGGGTTTGCCTTCCATGTCATGTAGAACTCGTTTTGGGCCCAAGTCTGATCAGGGAATGACAACATCATCTGCAGGTAGCATGACACCAAGGTCTCCGTTATTGACACCAAAAGCCAGTCAGATTGACTTGCTACTGGCAGGCAAGGCTTCTTTCTCTGAGCAAGATGATCTTCCTCAG ATGAATGAACTTTCTGATATTGCTCGTTGCGTGGCAAATACACCTCTGGAGGATGACCGTTCCAATCCATATTTACTGTCTTGTCTTGAAGACTTGAGAGTTGTTATTGAGCGCAGAAAGTTTGATGCACTCACGGTGGAAACTTTTGGGGCACGCATTGAGAAGCTGATCCG GGAGAAGTACTTACAGCTTTGCGAATTAGTTGAAGATGAAAAGGTTGATATATCAAGTACAGTAATTGATGAAGATGCTCCTCTTGATGATGATGTGGTTCGTACAAGCCCTATACATTTTTCGAAGGACCGGACATCTATAGATGACTTTGAAATTATCAAACCCATAAGCCGTGGGGCATTTGGACGAGTTTTCCTAGCTAAAAAGAGAACAACAGGTGATCTTTTTGCAATTAAG GTTCTTAAAAAGGCAGATATGATCCGTAAAAATGCTGTTGAAAGTATATTAGCAGAACGAGACATCTTGATATCAGTCCGCAATCCTTTTGTG GTTCGGTTCTTTTATTCTTTTACTTGCCGTGAAAACTTGTATCTTGTGATGGAGTATCTAAATGGAGGAGATTTGTACTCATTGTTGAGAAATTTAGGCTGCTTAGATGAGGATGTTGCTCGTGTATATATAGCTGAAGTG GTGCTTGCATTAGAATATTTACATTCACTTTGTGTGGTTCATCGTGATTTGAAGCCTGACAATTTGTTAATTGCTCACGATGGCCATATTAAG TTGACAGACTTCGGGCTTTCAAAGGTTGGTCTCATCAACAGCACTGATGATTTATCTGGTCCAGCGGTTAGCGAGACATCCCTACTTGGGGAGGATGAATCCGAACAATCTATGTCTGAGCATCAGCGAGAAAGGCGAAAGAAACGGTCAGCTGTGGGTACACCAGACTATTTGGCGCCAGAGATACTGTTAGGAACAGGACATG CTGCAACTGCAGATTGGTGGTCTGTTGGGGTCATTTTGTTTGAATTGATTGTTGGCATTCCACCCTTCAATGCAGAACATCCTCAG ACAATTTTTGATAATATACTCAACCGAAATATACCTTGGCCTCGGGTACCTGAAGAATTGAGTCCTGAAGCAGCAGATCTTATTGATCA GTTATTGACAGAAGATCCTAATCAGAGACTTGGAGCCAGAGGAGCGTCAGAG GTAAAGCAGCATCCATTCTTTAAGGATATCAACTGGGATACCCTTGCCAGGCAGAAG GCTGCGTTTGTTCCATCTTCAGATAGTGCAATGGACACCAGTTACTTCACCAGCCGTTACTCATGGAATCCTTCAGATGAGCATGTTTATCCAGCTAGCGATCTGGACGATTCCAGTGATGCTGATAGCTTAAGTGGCAGCAGTGGTTTGAGCAACCGTCATGATGAAGTG GTTGATGAGTGTGGAGGCCTTGCTGAGTTTGAGTCTGGCTCGTCTATCAATTACTCTTTCAGTAATTTTTCATTTAAG AATCTCTCGCAGCTTGCATCAATCAACTATGATCTGCTTTCCAAGGGTTTTAAGGATGATCCATCTTCGAATCGCAGTGCATAG
- the LOC101303706 gene encoding TPR repeat-containing thioredoxin TDX-like → MDAAKVAELNEFITKLKSNPSILHNPSLAFFKSYLQSLGARIPVDPKMETKEEFDDDIVESDIELDDADVVEPDNDSPQQMGDPSVEVTEEMQDAAQLAKLRAMDAVAEGKLDEAIDHITEAIMLNPTSAILKASRASIFVKLNKPNAAIRDANAAIEINPDSAKGYKIRGTAKAMLGHWEEAASDLRIASKLDYDEEIGSVLKKVEPNARKIEEHRKKYQRLQKEREMKMAERERKRQAEARERDALSALKDGQVIAIHAASELETKLNAASKTSRLAILYFTATWCGPCRMISPIYTSLAEKYPKVVFTKIDIDAARDVAASWNISSVPAFFFVRNGKEIDKVVGADKAALEKKVAQYAGSA, encoded by the exons ATGGACGCTGCCAAAGTAGCCGAACTGAACGAGTTCATCACTAAACTCAAGTCAAACCCGTCAATCCTTCACAACCCTTCTCTTGCTTTCTTCAAGTCCTATCTCCAAAG CTTAGGTGCTCGAATTCCAGTAGACCCAAAAATG GAAACTAAAGAAGAGTTTGATGATGACATTGTTGAGTCCGATATTGAGTTGGATGATGCTGATGTTGTGGAGCCTGATAATGATTCTCCACAACAG ATGGGAGATCCATCTGTTGAAGTTACAGAAGAAATGCAGGATGCTGCGCAGTTAGCGAAATTGAGAGCTATGGATGCTGTTGCTGAAG GTAAGCTGGATGAGGCCATAGATCATATAACAGAAGCCATCATGTTGAATCCAACTTCAGCCATACTAAAAGCATCCAGAG CTAGTATCTTTGTCAAATTGAACAAACCAAATGCGGCAATTCGTGATGCTAATGCAGCTATAGAG ATCAACCCAGACTCAGCAAAAGGATATAAAATAAGAGGAACCGCAAAGGCTATGTTGGGCCACTGGGAAGAAGCAGCAAGTGACCTGCGTATAGCATCCAAACTAGATTATGATGAGGAGATTGGTTCAGTGCTTAAAAAG GTTGAACCTAATGCCAGAAAAATTGAAGAGCATCGCAAAAAGTATCAACGGTTGCAGAAAGAAAGGGAGATGAAAATGGCTGAACGTGAGAGAAAGAGGCAAGCTGAAGCTCGA GAACGGGATGCGTTGTCTGCCCTGAAGGATG GGCAAGTCATTGCTATACACGCAGCCAGTGAACTTGAGACAAAGCTGAATGCTGCCTCAAAGACATCGCGTCTTGCAATCCTCTACTTCACGGCGACATGGTGTGGTCCTTGCCGTATGATATCTCCAATATATACAAGCTTAGCTGAAAAGTATCCAAAAGTAGTTTTCACGAAAATTGACATAGATGCAGCAAGAGATGTAGCTGCAAGCTGGAATATCAGCAGTGTTCCGGCCTTTTTCTTTGTAAGAAATGGTAAGGAGATTGACAAGGTTGTGGGTGCTGATAAAGCTGCGCTAGAAAAGAAGGTTGCACAATATGCAGGCTCAGCATAA